A DNA window from Planctomycetia bacterium contains the following coding sequences:
- the malQ gene encoding 4-alpha-glucanotransferase, translating to MRPSPKRRETQRTAETFMQPNDQLTPTELADLHELAELYGVEREYIDAMYQRRHASPAALVRVLQILGTPLASAGDAPVAIRAWKQTYWQTPLEPIAIAWDDQSNHLALRSEQSRGGERFDASLTLESGEVRTWSAVLDELPTTRCEHFDGVEYVVKSCPLPEGLPPGYHQLALTLNGTAYSCTVVSAPRRAYEPDAGGQHRNWGSFLPLYALHSARSWGGGDFTNLKELAAWVGREGGEAVGTLPLLAQLLDEPFEPSPYSPASRLFWNEAYLDLEAIPEFAASEAAQAIVRSDDFVRELAELRDAALIDYRRQLALKRKILVVLAAEFLHTASATRRAAYEAFLQARPDAEHYARFRATMERRAAPWTKWPEPLQSGTIPEEAFDADVRDYHLYVQWIAAEQMQAVADSMRSAGVSLYLDLPLGVNGDGYDVWREREAFAVGAAGGCPPDVVFRNGQDWGFPPMHPTGIRNQRYRYIIAYLRHQLRHAGMLRIDHMPVFHRLFWVPEGMTAHDGVYVRYPAEELYAVFSLESHRHRTLLVGEDLGTVPPEVPSSMQRHNVQGMFVAQYALQPNPWHPLPDAPRTSVAGLNTHDMPPFAAYLTGQDVREREALGMLGDLDPQAVLAERRATVEALANHLGVGHSGERDFAGATGAELLVATLRRLSAGATRTVLLNLEDLWRETASQNIPGTNDPTSNWCRKARYSFEEFTTDERVSSLLREIGKRGSSS from the coding sequence TTGAGACCTTCACCGAAGCGACGTGAAACGCAGCGAACCGCCGAGACCTTCATGCAGCCGAACGACCAGCTCACGCCGACGGAACTTGCCGACCTCCATGAACTAGCGGAACTGTACGGAGTCGAACGGGAATACATCGATGCGATGTATCAACGCCGGCACGCCTCACCGGCCGCGCTGGTTCGCGTACTCCAAATTCTCGGCACTCCGCTCGCAAGCGCCGGCGACGCGCCGGTCGCGATTCGGGCCTGGAAGCAAACTTATTGGCAGACACCGCTCGAGCCGATCGCGATCGCTTGGGACGATCAATCGAACCACCTAGCGCTGCGCAGCGAGCAGAGCCGCGGCGGCGAACGCTTCGACGCGAGCTTGACGTTGGAATCGGGCGAGGTACGCACCTGGAGCGCAGTGCTCGACGAACTCCCGACGACGCGATGTGAACACTTCGACGGCGTCGAGTATGTCGTGAAGAGTTGCCCCCTTCCCGAAGGCTTACCGCCCGGCTATCACCAACTCGCGCTGACGTTGAACGGCACGGCCTATAGCTGCACGGTCGTCAGCGCACCGCGCCGGGCTTATGAGCCCGACGCCGGCGGGCAACATCGCAACTGGGGGAGCTTTCTACCTCTCTACGCGCTCCACTCTGCGCGGAGTTGGGGAGGGGGCGACTTCACGAACTTGAAAGAGCTGGCCGCTTGGGTCGGGCGCGAAGGAGGCGAAGCGGTCGGCACGTTGCCGCTGCTCGCGCAGTTGCTCGACGAACCGTTCGAGCCGAGCCCCTACTCGCCGGCCAGCCGACTGTTTTGGAACGAAGCATATCTCGATCTCGAAGCGATTCCGGAGTTCGCCGCCAGTGAAGCCGCGCAAGCAATCGTTCGCTCCGACGACTTCGTGCGCGAGCTGGCCGAACTTCGCGACGCAGCGCTGATCGACTATCGTCGGCAACTCGCGCTGAAGCGCAAGATTCTCGTCGTGCTTGCCGCCGAGTTCCTGCATACGGCGTCGGCAACGAGGCGCGCCGCGTACGAAGCGTTTCTGCAAGCACGACCCGACGCCGAACACTACGCCCGCTTTCGGGCCACGATGGAGCGGCGCGCGGCGCCGTGGACGAAATGGCCCGAGCCGCTTCAGAGCGGCACGATTCCCGAAGAGGCGTTCGACGCCGACGTGCGCGATTATCACTTGTACGTGCAATGGATCGCGGCGGAGCAGATGCAAGCGGTGGCGGACTCGATGCGCAGCGCCGGGGTGAGCTTGTATCTCGATCTGCCGCTTGGCGTGAACGGCGATGGTTACGATGTGTGGCGCGAGCGCGAAGCGTTTGCCGTCGGCGCGGCCGGGGGTTGCCCGCCCGACGTCGTGTTTCGCAACGGCCAGGATTGGGGCTTCCCGCCGATGCATCCGACCGGCATCCGCAACCAGCGTTATCGGTACATCATCGCTTACCTGCGCCATCAACTTCGTCATGCCGGGATGTTGAGGATCGATCACATGCCGGTCTTCCATCGGCTGTTTTGGGTGCCCGAGGGAATGACGGCCCACGACGGCGTGTACGTCCGCTATCCGGCCGAAGAGCTGTATGCGGTGTTCAGCTTGGAATCGCATCGGCACCGGACGCTGCTCGTCGGCGAAGACCTCGGGACCGTGCCGCCCGAGGTGCCGAGTTCGATGCAGCGGCACAACGTGCAAGGGATGTTCGTCGCGCAGTACGCATTGCAACCGAACCCGTGGCATCCGTTGCCGGACGCGCCCCGTACGTCGGTTGCCGGTTTGAATACGCACGACATGCCGCCGTTCGCGGCTTATCTGACCGGACAAGACGTGCGCGAGCGCGAGGCGCTCGGCATGCTCGGCGATCTCGATCCGCAAGCGGTGCTGGCCGAGCGGCGCGCGACCGTCGAAGCGCTGGCGAACCATCTCGGGGTCGGGCATTCCGGCGAGCGCGACTTCGCCGGCGCGACCGGCGCCGAGCTGCTCGTCGCCACGCTGCGTCGATTGAGCGCCGGGGCGACGCGCACGGTGTTGTTGAACCTCGAAGATTTATGGCGAGAAACGGCTTCACAAAACATTCCCGGCACCAACGACCCGACGTCGAACTGGTGTCGCAAAGCCCGCTATTCGTTCGAGGAATTCACAACCGACGAGCGCGTGTCGTCGTTGCTTCGCGAAATCGGGAAACGAGGCTCGAGCTCTTAA
- a CDS encoding YebC/PmpR family DNA-binding transcriptional regulator, giving the protein MGRNFENRKKSIFKTAGQKSKLYSKYGKQLYVVAKNGAPDPDLNPALRSFIEKAKRDQVPAHVIEKAIEKARGAGGEDFATARYEGFGPGGSLVIVDCLTDNNQRTISEVRNCFTKTGSKMGATGSAALSFDHLAVLSFKGGNEDAVLEAMLNADVNLDDVECKDGHVTVFAPPSEFFKAKTALLQAFPGTELEVQEITFLAQTTKTLEPDDLATFEKLLAMLHDCDDVQEIYHNVDLPG; this is encoded by the coding sequence ATGGGACGAAATTTCGAGAATCGCAAGAAGTCGATCTTTAAGACGGCCGGGCAGAAATCGAAGTTGTACTCGAAGTACGGTAAGCAACTGTACGTCGTCGCCAAGAACGGCGCTCCGGATCCTGACCTCAATCCGGCTTTGCGCAGCTTCATCGAGAAAGCCAAGCGAGATCAAGTGCCCGCCCACGTGATCGAAAAGGCGATCGAGAAGGCCCGCGGTGCCGGCGGGGAAGATTTCGCGACGGCCCGCTACGAAGGGTTCGGGCCGGGCGGGTCGTTGGTCATCGTCGATTGCTTGACGGACAACAATCAACGGACGATCTCCGAGGTTCGCAATTGTTTCACGAAGACCGGTTCGAAGATGGGAGCGACCGGCTCCGCCGCGTTGTCGTTCGATCATCTGGCGGTGCTCTCCTTCAAAGGAGGGAACGAAGACGCGGTGCTCGAAGCGATGTTGAACGCCGACGTCAATCTGGACGACGTCGAATGCAAGGACGGCCACGTGACGGTCTTTGCGCCCCCCTCCGAGTTCTTCAAAGCGAAGACGGCATTGCTCCAAGCGTTTCCGGGCACCGAGTTGGAAGTGCAAGAGATCACCTTCTTAGCTCAGACCACGAAGACGCTCGAGCCGGACGACTTAGCCACGTTCGAAAAGCTGCTGGCTATGTTGCACGATTGCGACGACGTGCAGGAGATCTATCACAACGTGGACTTGCCGGGCTAG
- a CDS encoding ImmA/IrrE family metallo-endopeptidase gives MIKLRRGFKAEANSHAVALRRELNLAAHAPICPWRVAEHLDIPVVQLSDVEKYEPEGVRYLRGKGRDLFSAVTIFVGRHGRKRIVFHNDGHVKARQAANLAHELAHAILCHAPTLPFVPDSILEAEAEWLGPTLLVPDAAALHILEQKMSNETATRVYGVSNRLLDMRLNLSGARVRIARRQNN, from the coding sequence ATGATCAAATTGCGGCGAGGTTTTAAAGCTGAAGCAAATTCACACGCCGTCGCGTTACGACGCGAACTGAATTTGGCTGCGCATGCGCCGATCTGCCCTTGGCGCGTGGCTGAGCACTTGGATATCCCGGTAGTGCAGCTGAGCGACGTAGAAAAATATGAGCCGGAGGGAGTTCGTTACTTAAGAGGGAAAGGGCGCGACCTATTTTCGGCCGTGACTATTTTTGTGGGAAGGCACGGCCGAAAGCGTATCGTTTTTCACAATGACGGCCACGTGAAAGCGCGACAAGCGGCTAATCTTGCTCATGAATTAGCACACGCCATCTTATGCCACGCACCGACGCTACCGTTTGTACCTGATTCAATTTTAGAAGCGGAGGCGGAATGGCTCGGGCCAACTTTGTTGGTGCCCGACGCCGCAGCGTTGCATATTCTTGAGCAGAAAATGTCGAATGAGACTGCGACTCGTGTTTACGGCGTAAGCAATCGACTTTTGGATATGCGCCTAAATTTAAGCGGTGCTCGTGTTCGCATCGCACGGCGGCAAAATAACTAA
- a CDS encoding helix-turn-helix domain-containing protein — MPKGIFDAEGFFAALEDQRQSRDLTWKQVAEESEVSASTLTRMAQGRRPDVDSLAALLKWSGLSADEYIIDGDKNQPGLLSPVANIAAQFRRDKNLSPQGKKAIEATLKAMYQHFSSEKSE, encoded by the coding sequence ATGCCTAAGGGGATTTTCGACGCGGAAGGATTCTTTGCAGCCCTAGAAGATCAGCGACAATCGCGCGATCTAACATGGAAACAAGTTGCCGAAGAGTCCGAGGTAAGTGCGTCGACGTTAACTCGTATGGCGCAAGGCCGACGGCCAGACGTGGATAGCCTAGCTGCACTTCTAAAATGGTCCGGGTTGTCCGCCGATGAATACATCATCGATGGGGACAAAAATCAGCCCGGCCTTCTCTCACCGGTGGCCAATATCGCTGCCCAGTTTCGACGAGATAAAAACCTCTCCCCGCAAGGAAAGAAAGCGATTGAGGCAACGCTGAAAGCGATGTATCAACACTTCAGTTCCGAGAAATCCGAATGA
- a CDS encoding DUF2127 domain-containing protein, giving the protein MSVRIPMEHRAAEDSIKRPVTVPPARHDRGLLLIAIFKFVKVALLVATGFGALRMLQPEFAERVDHWAAELAIADERKVLQYVLARMSGLSDARLKMLGIGCFVYAAVFLTEGIGLYLERRWAEYLTVVATGSLVPLELYSLAKHVSIEKVAILVVNLAIVAYLIYRLRAQRTGLDERSTA; this is encoded by the coding sequence GTGAGCGTAAGGATACCGATGGAACATCGAGCGGCGGAAGATTCGATCAAACGGCCGGTTACGGTTCCGCCTGCGCGCCACGATCGGGGCCTGCTTCTGATCGCGATCTTTAAGTTCGTGAAAGTCGCGCTGCTCGTCGCGACCGGCTTCGGGGCGCTACGCATGCTGCAGCCCGAGTTTGCGGAACGGGTCGATCATTGGGCCGCGGAGTTGGCGATCGCCGATGAACGAAAAGTGCTGCAATACGTCCTTGCGCGTATGAGCGGCCTGAGCGATGCCCGACTCAAGATGCTCGGCATCGGCTGTTTCGTTTACGCCGCCGTGTTTCTCACCGAAGGGATCGGACTGTATCTCGAACGGCGTTGGGCCGAGTATCTCACGGTCGTCGCGACGGGTTCGCTGGTGCCGCTGGAGTTGTACTCGCTCGCGAAGCACGTCAGCATCGAGAAGGTCGCGATTCTCGTAGTGAATCTCGCGATCGTCGCGTACCTGATCTATCGACTCCGCGCCCAGCGCACCGGTCTAGACGAGCGGTCTACCGCTTAG
- a CDS encoding DUF1080 domain-containing protein has protein sequence MAVSSEQFGKALTTSQLMTADEVRAAWGAIPAGERPKDGEAFARHFIAQNKLTEFQAREILAGRGARLIMGDYTVLAEIGAGGMGQVYKARHRRMKRIVALKVMSGAAMKDEAAVKRFQREVQAAARLEHPNIVTAYDSGEAGSVKYLVMQFVDGGDLSDLVKKNGPLTVEVAIDYVLQAAKGLAFAHGEGVIHRDIKPANLLLDNKGVVKILDMGLARIEGGDDGLTATEQVMGTVDYMSPEQATNTKTADARADIYSLGCTLWYLLTAKKAYENDTMIGRLMAHRDAPLPSLVKTRDDVPWPLEQAFHKMIAKRPQDRFQSMNEVIAALMPFAKDGSSATGGSHGGAGGSRVGNNAELASFMNAMGSGPTKPGSATSQVKPASASKASSTAQFDATAQFDQAEVETDPKSEMLAPAANAATRARNASTSARPPTKSAKFTGANNKTKLIAAGIAGAVLLLVAGIIVKVRDKDGNVVAELNVPGGASVEVVPTTPAPAATILAAAEVQRNRAAAEWCLSEKATVSCDIALAASAAFGSTQVRNKSELPREPFYVLRIMRDNGNVSSLKVLSGLTRLTSISIKNTRVSDTVLQQLSDLPKLETLCLAGSGLTDDSLKWAADRFKTLSDLDLRNVTGITDSGLKHLSQLPNLNYVWLDGTGVTAAGVAELKKARPNCLVEWTTPTATPSTLATNPPAMPLTDGWQSLFNGRDLTGWTPQGLHGWRVSGGVLVGQTSGTPGWLMSDAEYDDFEFEMDYKLGPDSNSGVFFRAWPEGKISGADFQEVQLLDDNSPRFATIGGTSRTGAIYGSVAPQPEVRPPAGAWHRFRLAVFKDSARISINGTLVVATELAPGKRTRGRLGLQLYPSQLEFRNLRLRELNSDGTPRTASGPSLSQPVASSSPALIADAALSFNGVTSEIVIPKLQRDGESCTLECRVRDFSVKTMPIVRVNGRAPVQLHFANRNPHGAERTADDKVGRDLFGPPVSADRWTHLAYVVDAGESRLFVDGKLVKKQTGSSTPSNAAKFDGTWIGSERLGGFPSRYDGKIDEIRVSSTARYVVDFEPDERFAPDANTLALYHCDEGSGTELLDSSGHGRHGQIIGTTWVRSGTTPAAAEAPASSAGVVRLFNGVDLTDWTGRPGVWRWEAGELVGTLQQQGITFLYGTKTYRDFECEYEVKLQGDRANSGLQFRSTIFDPTTLMMTGPQAEIGATGKTGYGGLWWQSGPRNGVLSAAPPETPAKLHKENDYNRMTVRCVGKHLTITVNGSTTTDGDFDLPDQGLLGWQLVSQGTPVEVRFRNIVFRNLSGKGSVTTVAKPAAAATIDLLAAIEIPRDVVAGGWTKQGSVLVTPNNGGGNGQARLYLPTPGAVPAEYEVELVIERKMPGGTGMVLGFVSGGRQATAMMDSYNASGRWGIELLDGEGLNNDRNPTKNLGSRLPLDQRKTVRVEVRSGGVKVFCDAEKVVDWQGRPDQLSTKFWDLPNKQSLFLGSHTPFHIHSIRLTPLATKRSK, from the coding sequence ATGGCTGTCTCGAGCGAACAATTCGGCAAGGCACTCACGACGTCGCAACTGATGACGGCCGACGAAGTGCGCGCGGCCTGGGGTGCGATTCCCGCAGGCGAACGCCCGAAAGACGGCGAAGCCTTTGCCCGGCACTTCATCGCACAAAACAAACTCACCGAGTTTCAGGCCCGTGAGATCCTCGCCGGCCGGGGGGCGCGGCTGATCATGGGCGACTACACCGTGCTGGCCGAGATCGGCGCGGGCGGGATGGGGCAAGTCTACAAAGCGCGGCATCGACGGATGAAACGAATCGTGGCGCTGAAGGTGATGTCCGGCGCGGCGATGAAAGACGAAGCGGCCGTGAAGCGGTTCCAGCGCGAAGTGCAAGCCGCGGCGCGGCTCGAGCATCCGAACATCGTCACGGCGTACGACTCCGGCGAGGCCGGGAGCGTGAAGTATCTCGTGATGCAATTCGTCGACGGCGGCGACCTCTCCGACTTGGTCAAGAAAAACGGTCCGCTCACGGTCGAAGTGGCGATCGACTACGTGTTGCAAGCCGCGAAGGGCTTGGCGTTCGCCCACGGCGAAGGAGTAATCCATCGCGACATTAAGCCGGCGAACTTGCTGCTCGACAATAAAGGGGTCGTCAAGATTCTCGACATGGGGCTCGCGCGCATCGAAGGGGGGGACGACGGTCTCACGGCGACCGAGCAGGTGATGGGGACCGTCGACTATATGAGTCCCGAGCAAGCGACGAATACGAAGACGGCCGATGCGCGGGCCGATATCTATTCGCTCGGCTGCACGCTCTGGTATCTGCTCACGGCGAAGAAGGCCTACGAAAACGACACGATGATCGGCCGGCTCATGGCGCACCGCGACGCGCCGCTGCCGTCGCTCGTGAAGACGCGCGACGACGTTCCCTGGCCGCTCGAGCAAGCCTTCCACAAGATGATCGCCAAGCGACCGCAAGATCGCTTTCAGTCGATGAACGAAGTGATCGCGGCACTGATGCCGTTTGCGAAAGACGGAAGCTCCGCGACCGGCGGCTCGCACGGCGGGGCCGGCGGTTCGCGCGTCGGGAACAATGCCGAGCTCGCGTCGTTCATGAACGCGATGGGAAGCGGGCCGACGAAGCCGGGAAGCGCGACCTCGCAAGTGAAACCGGCGTCGGCGTCGAAGGCTTCCTCCACGGCACAGTTCGACGCCACCGCACAGTTCGATCAAGCGGAAGTGGAAACCGATCCCAAGAGCGAAATGCTCGCTCCGGCGGCGAATGCCGCCACGCGCGCGAGGAACGCATCGACTTCGGCTCGGCCTCCCACGAAGAGTGCGAAGTTCACCGGCGCGAACAACAAGACGAAGCTCATCGCGGCCGGGATCGCAGGAGCCGTGCTGTTGCTCGTGGCGGGGATCATCGTGAAGGTCCGCGATAAAGACGGCAACGTGGTCGCGGAGTTGAACGTGCCCGGCGGGGCAAGTGTCGAAGTCGTGCCGACGACCCCTGCACCGGCCGCGACCATACTCGCGGCGGCGGAAGTGCAAAGGAATCGCGCCGCCGCGGAATGGTGCCTGTCCGAGAAGGCAACCGTCAGCTGCGACATCGCTTTGGCGGCGAGTGCCGCTTTCGGTTCGACCCAAGTACGGAACAAATCGGAGCTTCCGCGCGAGCCGTTCTATGTGCTCCGTATTATGCGCGATAACGGCAACGTCTCCTCGCTCAAGGTACTCAGCGGGTTAACTCGGCTTACATCCATCAGCATTAAAAACACCCGAGTTTCCGATACCGTTCTTCAGCAGTTGAGTGATTTACCTAAACTCGAAACACTCTGCCTCGCGGGAAGTGGGCTCACCGATGACAGCCTGAAGTGGGCCGCAGACCGATTTAAAACATTGAGCGATTTGGATCTTCGTAACGTCACCGGAATCACCGACTCGGGCCTCAAGCATCTTAGTCAGTTGCCGAACCTGAACTATGTGTGGCTCGACGGTACGGGTGTCACCGCGGCCGGAGTGGCGGAGCTAAAGAAAGCACGACCCAATTGCCTCGTCGAGTGGACTACGCCGACCGCAACGCCTTCGACCCTCGCAACCAATCCTCCTGCCATGCCGTTGACCGATGGTTGGCAAAGCCTGTTCAACGGCCGCGACCTCACCGGCTGGACTCCGCAAGGGCTCCACGGTTGGCGCGTTTCCGGCGGGGTGCTCGTCGGGCAAACGAGCGGTACGCCGGGCTGGTTGATGTCCGACGCCGAGTACGACGATTTCGAATTCGAAATGGACTATAAACTCGGACCCGACAGCAACAGCGGCGTCTTCTTTCGGGCCTGGCCCGAGGGAAAGATCTCCGGCGCCGACTTCCAAGAAGTTCAGTTGCTCGACGACAACTCGCCGAGGTTCGCGACGATCGGCGGGACGAGCCGAACCGGCGCCATCTACGGCTCCGTCGCGCCGCAGCCGGAAGTGCGCCCACCCGCCGGCGCGTGGCATCGATTCCGCTTAGCAGTCTTCAAAGACAGCGCACGCATCTCGATCAACGGCACGCTCGTCGTCGCCACGGAGCTTGCGCCGGGGAAGCGCACGCGCGGCCGACTCGGCTTGCAGCTCTATCCGTCGCAGCTGGAGTTCCGCAATCTCCGCCTAAGAGAACTAAACTCCGACGGCACGCCGCGCACGGCGTCCGGACCGTCCTTGAGCCAACCGGTCGCATCTTCTTCGCCGGCTCTAATCGCCGATGCGGCATTAAGTTTCAACGGGGTGACTAGCGAAATAGTCATCCCCAAACTCCAACGCGACGGCGAATCATGCACGTTGGAATGTCGTGTACGAGACTTCAGCGTTAAAACGATGCCGATCGTGCGCGTCAATGGCCGGGCCCCGGTCCAACTCCATTTTGCGAATCGCAATCCCCACGGCGCGGAACGAACCGCCGACGACAAAGTCGGTCGTGATCTATTCGGCCCGCCCGTGTCGGCGGACCGCTGGACGCATTTGGCGTACGTCGTCGATGCGGGCGAGTCGCGATTGTTCGTCGACGGAAAACTGGTCAAGAAGCAAACTGGGTCGTCAACGCCCTCAAACGCGGCAAAGTTCGACGGTACATGGATCGGTAGCGAGCGACTCGGGGGTTTCCCCTCGCGCTACGACGGCAAAATCGACGAAATCCGCGTCTCATCGACAGCTCGCTATGTCGTCGACTTTGAGCCTGACGAGCGCTTCGCGCCGGATGCGAATACGCTCGCTCTGTATCACTGCGACGAGGGTTCGGGGACCGAACTTCTCGATTCTTCCGGCCACGGACGACACGGACAAATCATCGGTACGACATGGGTGCGCAGTGGAACGACGCCCGCTGCTGCCGAAGCGCCGGCTTCGTCCGCGGGCGTCGTTCGGCTCTTCAACGGTGTCGATCTCACCGACTGGACCGGCCGGCCCGGCGTTTGGAGATGGGAAGCCGGCGAGCTGGTGGGAACATTGCAGCAACAAGGAATCACTTTCCTTTACGGCACGAAAACCTATCGCGATTTCGAATGCGAATACGAGGTGAAGTTGCAGGGCGATCGAGCCAACTCGGGATTGCAGTTCCGCAGCACGATCTTCGACCCGACGACGCTCATGATGACCGGCCCGCAAGCCGAGATCGGCGCCACCGGCAAAACGGGATACGGCGGACTCTGGTGGCAAAGCGGTCCGCGCAACGGAGTCTTATCGGCCGCTCCTCCCGAGACTCCCGCCAAGCTGCACAAAGAGAACGACTATAATCGGATGACGGTGCGCTGCGTGGGCAAGCACCTGACGATCACGGTCAACGGCAGCACGACTACCGACGGAGATTTCGACCTTCCCGATCAAGGCCTCCTCGGTTGGCAACTCGTCTCTCAAGGCACGCCGGTCGAGGTTCGTTTTCGCAACATCGTCTTCCGCAACCTTTCGGGCAAGGGTTCCGTTACGACCGTTGCGAAGCCTGCGGCGGCAGCAACGATCGATCTTCTCGCGGCCATCGAGATTCCGCGCGATGTCGTCGCGGGAGGTTGGACGAAGCAAGGCAGCGTACTCGTCACACCGAACAACGGCGGCGGCAACGGACAAGCTCGACTCTACTTGCCGACCCCGGGAGCGGTTCCGGCGGAGTATGAAGTCGAGCTTGTCATCGAGCGCAAGATGCCGGGAGGCACGGGAATGGTCCTAGGCTTCGTTTCCGGCGGCCGGCAAGCGACTGCGATGATGGACTCGTATAACGCTTCCGGACGCTGGGGGATCGAACTGCTCGACGGTGAAGGCCTGAACAACGATCGCAATCCGACGAAGAATCTCGGCTCTCGACTTCCGCTCGACCAGCGCAAGACGGTGCGCGTTGAAGTGCGCTCCGGCGGCGTCAAGGTATTTTGCGACGCCGAGAAGGTCGTCGATTGGCAAGGACGGCCGGATCAACTCTCGACCAAGTTTTGGGACCTCCCGAACAAGCAATCGTTGTTCCTCGGATCGCATACGCCGTTTCACATCCACTCGATTCGGCTCACCCCGCTCGCTACGAAGCGCTCGAAGTAA
- a CDS encoding potassium/proton antiporter, which produces MFYIDTVILVAGALLLTGIASSKFSTRFGVPVLVLFLAIGMLAGSEGLGGIEFENYKLAHAIGTLSLALILFDGGLSTTLAGIRSAWRPSLALATVGVVITALITGLIAAKILGISLLQGLLLGSIIGSTDAAAVFAVLRLGGVALPKRLQSTLEIESGINDPMAIFLTLGCIHLSTGDMQLGPDLFWLFTRQMTIGAFVGLAGGYVAAKVVNRINLDIGGLYPILVSAFALLIYGVAAHWEGSGFLAVYLAGIVLGNGRLVFKRGIFLFHDALAWLSQITMFVVLGLLVFPSRLLAVAWQGLAIAVVLCLLARPIAVVLSLLPFRFKPRELALLSWVGLKGAVPITLATFPLLYGVPQASVLFDVVFFVVVVSALVQGWTLPLVAKRLGLMTAAEPSPPVSLEISSLRYVEGDIVDYTVTEDSRAAGKHVRELALPDGCTIAMIARQEQLIPPQGQTRIEPGDHVIIVLRPGVGALVNQVFARVEAREELPVRLEFPLRASISVGELEEFYGFSLDAPPTDTLDAAIRRILGDEPPRVGSIVRFQEIALHVRELNRAGTITQVGMVVLSAADEKR; this is translated from the coding sequence ATGTTCTATATCGATACGGTTATTCTCGTCGCAGGAGCATTGCTGCTCACGGGAATCGCATCGAGCAAGTTCTCGACTCGCTTCGGCGTGCCGGTGTTGGTGTTGTTCTTGGCGATCGGGATGCTCGCCGGCTCGGAAGGGTTGGGGGGGATCGAGTTCGAGAACTACAAGCTGGCTCATGCGATCGGCACCCTCTCGCTGGCGTTGATTCTCTTCGACGGCGGACTCAGTACGACGCTCGCCGGCATCCGCTCCGCTTGGCGCCCGTCGCTGGCGCTGGCGACGGTCGGCGTCGTAATCACGGCGCTGATTACGGGTCTGATCGCCGCGAAAATCTTAGGGATTTCGCTGCTGCAAGGCTTGCTGCTCGGCAGCATCATCGGCTCGACCGACGCCGCGGCCGTGTTCGCGGTGCTGCGCTTGGGCGGGGTCGCACTGCCTAAGCGACTGCAATCGACGCTCGAAATCGAAAGCGGCATCAACGATCCGATGGCGATCTTTCTCACGCTCGGCTGCATCCATCTGAGTACCGGAGACATGCAGCTGGGGCCGGATCTGTTTTGGCTGTTCACTCGGCAGATGACGATCGGTGCGTTCGTCGGACTCGCGGGCGGCTACGTCGCGGCAAAGGTCGTGAACCGGATCAATCTCGATATCGGCGGCCTGTACCCGATCTTGGTCAGCGCGTTTGCGCTGCTGATCTACGGCGTCGCCGCGCATTGGGAAGGGAGCGGATTTCTCGCCGTGTATCTCGCGGGCATCGTGCTCGGCAACGGCCGGCTTGTGTTTAAGCGCGGCATCTTTCTCTTTCACGACGCACTGGCTTGGCTCTCGCAGATCACGATGTTCGTCGTGCTCGGGCTGCTCGTGTTCCCGAGCCGGCTGCTGGCGGTCGCTTGGCAAGGGCTCGCCATCGCCGTCGTGCTCTGCTTGCTCGCACGACCGATCGCCGTCGTACTGTCGCTGTTGCCGTTTCGCTTCAAGCCGCGCGAGTTGGCGCTGTTGTCGTGGGTCGGGTTGAAGGGAGCGGTGCCGATTACGCTGGCGACGTTTCCGCTGCTGTACGGTGTTCCCCAAGCTTCGGTCTTGTTCGACGTCGTGTTCTTCGTGGTCGTCGTCTCGGCGCTCGTGCAGGGTTGGACATTGCCGCTCGTAGCGAAACGGCTCGGCTTGATGACCGCGGCCGAGCCGTCGCCGCCGGTGAGCCTTGAAATCAGTTCGCTTCGTTACGTCGAAGGAGATATCGTCGACTACACGGTGACGGAAGACTCGCGCGCGGCCGGCAAACATGTGCGCGAACTCGCACTTCCCGACGGCTGCACGATCGCGATGATCGCTCGCCAGGAGCAATTGATTCCGCCGCAAGGACAAACGCGGATCGAGCCGGGAGACCATGTGATCATCGTGCTCCGGCCGGGTGTCGGCGCGCTGGTGAATCAGGTCTTCGCCCGAGTCGAGGCGCGCGAAGAGCTGCCCGTGCGGCTCGAGTTTCCCTTGCGGGCCTCGATCTCGGTCGGCGAACTCGAAGAGTTTTACGGTTTCAGCCTCGACGCACCGCCGACCGACACGCTCGACGCGGCGATTCGGCGCATCCTCGGGGACGAGCCTCCGCGCGTCGGCAGCATCGTCCGCTTCCAAGAGATTGCGCTGCATGTGCGCGAACTCAACCGGGCGGGCACGATCACGCAAGTCGGCATGGTCGTCCTGTCTGCGGCCGACGAAAAACGCTAG